A genomic stretch from Lathyrus oleraceus cultivar Zhongwan6 chromosome 2, CAAS_Psat_ZW6_1.0, whole genome shotgun sequence includes:
- the LOC127121023 gene encoding NAD(P)H-quinone oxidoreductase subunit J, chloroplastic: MKMAPSLVRLYEQMPEPKYVIAMGACTITGGMFSTDSYSTVRGVDKLIPVDVYLPGCPPKPEAVIDAITKLRKKISREIDEDPISYQRENRSSGGLLASVYHLTRIEYSLDQPEEVCIKVFTPRQNPRIPSLFWVWKSADFQERESYDMLGIHYDNHPRLKRILMPESWIGWPLRKDYIAPNFYEIQDAH; the protein is encoded by the exons ATGAAAATGGCTCCTTCTTTAGTTCGATTATATGAGCAAATGCCCGAACCAAAATATGTTATTGCTATGGGAGCCTGTACAATTACAGGAGGTATGTTCAGTACCGATTCTTATAGTACTGTTCGGGGCGTGGATAAGCTAATTCCTGTGGATGTCTATTTGCCAGGCTGTCCACCTAAACCGGAAGCTGTTATAGATGCTATAACAAAACTTCGTAAGAAAATATCTCGAGAAATCGATGAAGATCCAATTAGTTATCAACGAGAGAATAGGTCTT CAGGAGGACTATTAGCGAGTGTCTATCATCTTACGAGAATAGAGTATAGTCTAGATCAACCCGAAGAGGTATGCATAAAAGTATTTACCCCAAGGCAAAATCCGAGAATTCCTTCTCTTTTCTGGGTTTGGAAAAGTGCAGATTTTCAAGAAAGGGAATCTTATGATATGTTAGGAATCCATTATGATAATCATCCGCGTCTGAAACGTATTTTAATGCCCGAAAGTTGGATAGGATGGCCTTTGCGTAAAGATTATATCGCCCCCAATTTTTATGAAATACAAGATGCTCACTAA